Proteins encoded within one genomic window of Sorex araneus isolate mSorAra2 chromosome 9, mSorAra2.pri, whole genome shotgun sequence:
- the SRRD gene encoding SRR1-like protein gives MAAAATAAARDPWRAAARRSRRAAAAAARGPENGEVTREADVAVVLRRLREAEENLLLSDFWSSALETISSCLSKLLEQLSAPTVPLCEALGSLRLEPAVGEPPAALEAHPGTRPGRGPLKCVCYGLGNFATCVIARHQLAFLLLFLEKCQVPRSHCCVYDPLFSPCETAALQALGVTVLSENEEGKRSVSGEPTLFYMPHCGTALYNNLLWRNWSPDALSHMLIIGNSFGALQDRMLTRILQKNYPYIAKILQGLEELPIPETPQYSDTFNDTSVHWFPEPKLRQLPEDTWACREEPDYGDCEDLEIIRNERVS, from the exons ATGGCGGCAGCGGCGACGGCTGCGGCGCGGGATCcctggcgggcggcggcgcggcgctcGCGGcgggcggctgcggcggcggcccggggccCCGAGAACGGGGAGGTGACCCGCGAGGCGGACGTCGCCGTCGTTCTGCGGCGCCTGCGCGAGGCCGA GGAGAACCTGCTGCTCTCTGACTTCTGGAGCTCTGCGCTAG AGACCATCAGCAGCTGTCTCTCGAAGCTTCTGGAACAGCTGAGCGCCCCCACGGTGCCCCTTTGTGAAGCCCTTGGGAGCCTGCGCCTTGAGCCCGCCGTTGGGGAGCCACCGGCTGCCCTTGAGGCCCACCCAGGCACGCGCCCGGGCCGTGGCCCCCTCAAGTGCGTGTGCTACGGCCTTGGGAACTTCGCCACCTGCGTCATAGCCAGGCACCAGCTGGcctttctgcttctcttcctGGAGAAGTGCCAG GTTCCCCGGAGTCACTGCTGCGTGTACGACCCCCTGTTCAGCCCCTGTGAGACTGCGGCTCTCcaggccctgggtgtgacagTGCTCAGCGAGAACGAG GAAGGGAAGCGGAGCGTCTCGGGTGAGCCCACCCTCTTCTACATGCCGCACTGCGGCACGGCGCTGTACAACAACCTTCTGTGGAGGAACTGGTCGCCTGACGCCCTCTCGCACATGCTCATCATCGGGAACAGCTTCGGGGCCCTGCAGGACAG gATGCTGACAAGGATCTTGCAAAAGAACTATCCCTACATTGCAAAG ATTCTACAAGGACTGGAGGAACTCCCGATTCCGGAGACACCCCAGTACTCGGACACGTTCAATGACACCTCCGTCCACTGGTTCCCAGAGCCCAAGCTCAGGCAGCTCCCCGAGGACACTTGGGCGTGCCGGGAAGAGCCCGACTATGGGGACTGTGAGGACCTAGAGATCATCAGGAACGAGCGAGTGTCCTGA